One region of Wyeomyia smithii strain HCP4-BCI-WySm-NY-G18 chromosome 3, ASM2978416v1, whole genome shotgun sequence genomic DNA includes:
- the LOC129729687 gene encoding proton-coupled amino acid transporter-like protein CG1139, with protein MSSPRKDTNVDMQLLGKPSSPSRNGEMIVDENYDPHLHRNRPHPTTNFETLVHLLKGSLGTGILAMPQAFYNSGYLSGVINTILIGILCTYCLHVLVQAQYVLCKRHRVPILTYPISMKMALEEGPQCLRPFSRYAIVIVDGFMIVYQLGICCVYIVFVATNIKQLVDVYLTLDVKIHCLILLVPLIGINMIRNLKILAPFSSLANVITFVGIGMILYYILDDLPPLSEREAFADIGKFPLFFGTTLFALEAVGVIIALENNMATPKSFGGPCGVLNVGMIVIVALYAGMGFLGYLKYGAESLGSITLNLPENEILSQSIRVLFAIAIFISYGLQCYVPVDIIWNVYLVDRYKDSNKKLVYEMLVRIVVVIVTFLLAVAIPRLGLFISLFGALCLSALGIAFPAIMEICVLWPDKLGPGKLILWKDIILILFGIIGLVAGTYTSVRDIVYSFQ; from the exons ATGAGTAGTCCCAGGAAGGACACCAACGTGGACATGCAGTTACTTGGAAAACCATCGTCTCCATCTCGGAACGGGGAAATGATTGTAGACGAAAATTATGATCCACATTTGCACCGGAATCGACCGCACCCAACGAC CAATTTTGAAACATTGGTGCACCTTCTTAAGGGTTCACTGGGTACCGGTATTTTGGCGATGCCGCAGGCTTTCTACAATTCCGGCTATCTCTCCGGAGTGATAAACACCATACTGATAGGCATCCTGTGTACTTACTGCTTACACGTGCTGGTCCAGGCTCAGTATGTCCTGTGCAAGCGGCACCGGGTCCCCATTCTAACTTATCCTATTTCGATGAAGATGGCGCTTGAGGAAGGACCCCAGTGTTTGCGGCCGTTTTCACGGTATGCCAT TGTGATCGTAGATGGATTTATGATCGTCTATCAGTTAGGAATCTGCTGCGTATACATTGTATTCGTGGCCACAAATATCAAGCAG CTCGTTGATGTTTACTTAACGCTGGATGTGAAAATCCACTGTCTGATACTTCTGGTACCGCTGATAGGCATTAACATGATACGTAACCTCAAAATTCTGGCTCCTTTCTCTTCGTTAGCAAATGTGATCACGTTTGTCG GCATCGGCATGATTCTGTACTACATTTTGGATGACCTGCCACCTCTTTCGGAGCGTGAAGCTTTTGCCGATATTGGAAAGTTCCCACTGTTTTTCGGTACAACACTCTTCGCACTAGAAGCAGTTGGAGTG ATAATCGCGCTGGAAAACAATATGGCAACGCCGAAATCTTTCGGTGGACCTTGTGGAGTCCTCAACGTTGGTATGATTGTTATTGTGGCCTTGTACGCCGGAATGGGTTTCTTGGGGTATTTGAAGTATGGTGCCGAGTCGTTGGGTAGTATCACACTCAATCTTCCTGAAAATGAGAT ATTGTCGCAAAGTATACGGGTTTTGTTCgcaattgcaatatttatttcGTACGGACTGCAGTGCTACGTTCCGGTTGATATTATTTGGAACGTTTATCTCGTCGACAGATACAAGGATTCGAATAAAAAATTGGTATACGAAATGCTCGTACGCATAGTAGTTGTCATCGTTACCT TCCTACTGGCGGTTGCAATTCCACGGCTCGGTCTGTTCATCTCACTCTTCGGAGCTCTGTGCCTGTCGGCGTTGGGAATTGCATTCCCTGCCATTATGGAAATTTGCGTGTTGTGGCCCGACAAGCTTGGCCCGGGAAAGCTAATCCTCTGGAAGGACATCATTCTGATACTATTCGGTATAATCGGCCTTGTCGCAGGAACATACACAAGTGTTCGGGACATCGTTTACAGCTTTCAGtag